One Capsicum annuum cultivar UCD-10X-F1 chromosome 2, UCD10Xv1.1, whole genome shotgun sequence genomic window carries:
- the LOC107860436 gene encoding receptor-like protein kinase FERONIA: protein MAIVQYNCSFGLHTKYYRIFAQHHTMLTSAIISFLILHLITATISVAPSPYNATVHFLLNCGAPSVSTDESDGRRWDTDIHYLNSLTSNSSSISTPAKASEQDSSVSRVPYMNARIFKSKFTYTFTVSSGTKFLRLYFYPADYAGFNKSESFFSVTANQFTLLSNFSAFLTVSASKAIRKEFVINVDETQLLKITFSPSSPISYAFVNGIEIVSMPTVLYIHGDVKLPGQIYNFNYDIDNNTALETLYRLNVGGNLVSSTGDTGMYRVWDSDEDFVVGYGYQTPHLHVNITYTNKTPAYTAPNIVYTTSRTMANYSQSLDWIFPLDSGFYYLFRLHFCEIQLEVMEQNYRVFDISIGNQTAKRLVDVIQLSGGWRVPVYRDYVVNVTTNPTVGRNKQNVSLELRPNLENKSVYASVILNGLEIFKLSDQYGNLSMPNPEFPSEANGNLATLSPEFSREAPIISPTSPNNNKKRPSHVIVVSIAGVISGIAVFSILSFLISRHRNRGNDSGPPQSSESTQNTGSSGSSDMCRHFLVEEIKTATGNFDEKFVIGCGGFGNVYKGYVDKGKTIVAVKRSNPSSKQGVREFQTEIEMLSSKLRHRHLVSLIGYCDDKNEMILVYDYMANGTLRDHLYNTDNAPLPWKKRLDICIGAAKGLYYLHSGTKHMIIHRDVKSTNILLDDKWIAKVSDFGLSKVGSFGGLDVTHVSTAVKGSFGYMDPEYYKRQQLTEKSDVYSFGVVLFEVLCARPAINANLPSEQVNLAEWACRCYKKRNVEQIIDPNLKGHIAPECLSKFAELAYHCLREQGVQRPSMGDIVKTLEFALQLQEGADNRCHHDVKGCILPVGPSFPLTMYGHANTATEIFSDLSEVDRKLTSNGISMSISRNAKLKNVTIFSEIVNPLGR, encoded by the exons ATGGCAATTGTTCAGTATAATTGTTCGTTTGGTCTGCATACCAAATATTACAGAATTTTTGCACAACACCACACCATGTTAACTAGTGCTATAATTTCCTTTCTCATCTTGCATCTCATAACGGCCACTATTTCTGTCGCGCCATCACCGTACAATGCAACAGTCCATTTCTTGCTAAACTGTGGAGCACCATCAGTCTCAACGGACGAATCTGATGGCCGTCGATGGGATACTGATATCCACTATCTGAATTCCTTAACCTCCAACAGTTCAAGCATATCCACACCAGCCAAAGCCTCTGAACAAGATTCTTCAGTTTCTAGAGTCCCTTATATGAATGCTCGTATTTTCAAATCGAAATTCACATACACTTTCACTGTTTCCTCTGGCACCAAATTCCTCCGTCTCTATTTTTACCCGGCCGATTACGCTGGCTTCAACAAATCTGAATCTTTTTTCTCTGTAACAGCTAATCAGTTTACCCTCTTGAGTAACTTCAGTGCTTTCCTCACAGTCTCTGCAAGTAAAGCGATTCGAAAAGAATTTGTCATTAACGTTGATGAAACTCAGCTTCTCAAAATAACTTTTTCTCCTTCATCACCCATCTCTTATGCTTTTGTTAATGGGATTGAGATAGTTTCCATGCCAACTGTTCTTTACATCCACGGAGACGTCAAATTGCCGGGGCagatttacaattttaattacGATATCGATAACAATACTGCTCTCGAGACTCTGTACAGGCTGAACGTGGGAGGCAATTTGGTTTCGAGCACAGGGGATACAGGCATGTATCGGGTATGGGATTCAGATGAAGACTTTGTTGTTGGATATGGCTATCAAACTCCACATTTACATGTCAACATCACTTACACTAATAAAACCCCGGCTTATACTGCGCCAAACATAGTTTACACAACCTCTAGGACCATGGCCAACTACAGCCAGAGCCTGGATTGGATATTCCCTCTAGATTCTGGGTTTTACTATCTTTTCAGGCTCCATTTTTGTGAGATTCAGCTGGAAGTTATGGAACAAAATTATCGGGTTTTTGACATATCCATTGGAAACCAAACGGCAAAGCGACTAGTTGATGTAATTCAATTGAGTGGCGGCTGGAGAGTCCCGGTTTACAGAGACTACGTGGTGAATGTTACTACTAACCCAACTGTGGGAAGAAACAAGCAAAATGTGTCGCTTGAATTGCGTCCTAACTTGGAAAATAAATCAGTATATGCTAGTGTTATCTTAAATGgattagaaattttcaaattgaGCGATCAATATGGAAATCTGTCCATGCCAAATCCTGAATTTCCCTCAGAAGCAAATGGAAATCTGGCCACCTTGAGTCCTGAATTTTCCAGAGAAGCTCCAATCATTTCACCAACTTCTCCAAACAACAATAAGAAAAGACCATCGCACGTCATTGTTGTTAGCATTGCAGGTGTAATCAGTGGAATTGCTGTTTTTTCAATTCTGAGTTTCTTAATTTCCCGGCATCGAAATAGGGGAAATGATTCTGGTCCCCCCCAGTCATCAGAGTCCACGCAAAATACAGGCAGCTCAGGCTCATCCGATATGTGTCGACACTTTTTAGTTGAAGAGATAAAAACAGCAACGGGCAATTTTGATGAGAAATTTGTGATTGGCTGTGGAGGTTTTGGTAATGTGTACAAAGGGTACGTCGACAAAGGTAAAACCATAGTTGCAGTCAAGAGATCGAATCCTTCATCAAAGCAAGGGGTTCGCGAGTTCCAAACAGAGATTGAGATGTTATCATCAAAATTAAGACACCGACATCTGGTGTCCTTAATTGGTTATTGTGATGATAAGAATGAGATGATCTTGGTTTATGACTACATGGCTAATGGAACCCTCCGCGATCACTTGTACAATACTGACAATGCTCCTCTTCCATGGAAGAAACGCCTCGACATTTGTATTGGTGCAGCTAAAGGATTATATTACCTTCATTCAG GTACCAAACATATGATCATTCACCGAGATGTTAAGTCAACTAACATCCTATTGGACGATAAGTGGATCGCCAAGGTGTCAGATTTTGGATTATCCAAAGTAGGTTCATTTGGTGGGCTAGATGTTACCCATGTTAGCACTGCAGTGAAAGGAAGTTTTGGGTACATGGATCCTGAATACTACAAACGTCAACAATTGACAGAAAAATCAGATGTTTATTCCTTTGGGGTGGTTCTGTTTGAAGTGCTATGCGCTAGGCCGGCAATAAATGCAAACTTGCCAAGTGAGCAAGTGAATTTGGCCGAGTGGGCTTGTAGATGttataaaaaaagaaatgttGAACAAATCATTGATCCTAACTTGAAAGGACACATTGCCCCAGAATGTTTAAGCAAGTTTGCAGAATTGGCATATCATTGTTTGAGGGAGCAAGGGGTGCAAAGGCCATCAATGGGTGATATTGTTAAAACTTTAGAATTTGCATTACAACTCCAAGAGGGTGCAGATAATAGATGTCATCATGACGTGAAAGGATGCATATTACCCGTTGGCCCTTCTTTTCCCTTGACTATGTACGGTCATGCTAATACAGCGACTGAGATTTTCTCAGATTTAAGTGAAGTTGACAGAAAGTTGACAAGTAATGGTATATCCATGTCGATCAGTAGGAATGCCAAATTGAAGAACGTCACCATTTTCTCTGAGATTGTGAATCCATTGGGTCGATGA